The Flavivirga eckloniae genomic interval GTTCAAATGTTCTTTGTATTAGATATGGAGAACTCCATAGTAACATTTAACTCTCGTGTAAAACAGATGTTACTTTTTAACGACAATGAATTACAGGAAAAAGATTTTTCTACATTTCTAACTGAAGATTCTAAACTAGCCTGGAAGGGTTTAAAATCAAAGATAATGCATACAAACATGGATTCTCATGAAGAGTTTATTATGCTATCTTTTAAAACGAATCAAAAGTTAATCTTAACAGCTAATTGCCTGGTAAGCAAATTTATAGACCATATTAATCAATCGGAAAGAATAGTCATTACCTCTATCGAGATCATTAAAAGCAGTAAAGAAAGAGAAATTGAATTACAGAAAATTGTAAATTCTGGAAAGAACAAAAATGAAACGATTAAGCCCAGAACGGTCGTTAACAAAAATAAACAGTTAAACCTAAGCTTTTCTGATATAAGAAAAATTAGAAAAGTTCACGATCATATTATAAACAACTTAGATAAACCACTTTCACCTTTAATAGAACTAGCCCATACTTTTGGCACTAATGAATACAAATTAAAGTATGGATTTAAACAACTATATGGAGAAACCGTATTCCGGTTTTTAATTAATGAAAGGTTGAGAAAAGCTTGTGTTTTAATTCAGCATACGGACACATCCATAAAAGAAGTGGCGCATTTAACAGGATTTATTAGTGCTCCCCATTTTTCTAAAGCTTTTAAAGAAAAATATGGGTTCACACCTAGAGACCTGAGAAGGCAATCCAATGACAATTAACCAGTTATAAAAACAGGATTTACAACCCCTTGTGTCTTTTTGAATAAAATAATCTTTAGTTTTTTCTGTTTATATTTATATTAAGTCTCTCAAATATTAACAAATCTAAACTTACTTATTTATGAACGATGATGAGATTAATAAAGAAAGAATTAAGCAAATACACACTATGCTTTTAGAGTTTGCTAGTGGGAATTTTGCTTACAAACTTGAACGATCAGACTTAAATGATGATATTGAAGCGCTTACCGCACTTGTTAATATGACTTTTGAGGAAATTAAAGGTTCTTTTCTGCATCAAGGCTATGTAAATCTAAATGAAACATATAAGCATTTGGTGCAAATGTTCTTTGTTCTGGATACTGAAGGCACTATTGTTGCCTTTAATTCCAGAATAAAACAAATGTTGTTTTTTGACGATGATGAATTACAGGGAGAATCTTTTTCTAAATTTCTAACTAAAGATTCTAAATTAGCCTGGGAAGAACTAAAATCTAAAATAGCTCACACAAATCTAGACTCGTACGAAGAGTTTATTGTGCTATCTTTTAAAACCAAACAAAAACTAATTTTAATGACTAATTGTTTGGTTAGTAAATTCGTAGACCACATCCATCAATCTGAAAGAATTGTTATAACCTCTATCGAAATTATTAAAAGTAGCCAAGAAAGAGAAAACAAACTGCAGAAAATAATAAACTCTGCTAAGGACAAAAATAAGATGGCTATCCCTGATTTATCAAACACAAAAAGTAAACAACTCAACCTTAGCTTTTCCGACATAAGAAAAATTCGAAAAGTTCATGATCATATAATAAACAACTTAGACAAACCTCTTTCTCCACTAATAGAATTAGCACATACCTTTGGAACTAATGAATACAAATTAAAGTATGGTTTTAAACAATTGTATGGAGAAACTGTTTTTCGATTTTTAATTAACGAAAGGTTGAGAAAGGCCAGTCTTTTAATTCAACATACAGACACCTCAATAAAAGAAGTAGCGCATCTTACTGGGTTTGTTAGTGCCCCTCACTTTTCTAAAGCCTTTAAGGAAAAATATGGTTTTACACCAAGGGATCTGAGAAAACAAACCAATAAAAATCAGCCGTAATCAAGTAAAAAAAGAGCTGGCACAAATACAATGAAGTATTGACCAAGCATCGAAAGTTATATTCTTGATGCTTGGTTTCGTTTCTACAAACTCAGCGTGATATACTTGGTATAACATCTCTTTTAATTTAATATTAACCTTTTTTTAGCAAGACAATTTAATTACGAGATTGTCTGTCGGAGCTTGTCGAGGACTCTTAATAAATTCATTTTGCTTTAACCTACACTCAACAGACCGAGCGTGACAAGCGAACCACCTTTTGTCTTTTGATTTATCACACAAAAATCTACTATTAAACTCATTTTAAGATTCATTTTCAATATATTAATTAAAATTTAGCATGATAATCTCTCAAAATAACTGCTATAATTTCCTTAGCTGCATTACATCCTTTTCAGACAAGTTTTAATCCATTTGAGTTAAGTTTTATCCTCGATATTTGTTTCATAGTTGTTAGTTAGTTAGTTGTCTTTTCAACTTCGGTTGCGCCCGGTCACCTTTATTGGGATTTTGGAGATTGAGCGTAGCTGGATTTGAAAAGGACACATTTAATGAATAGTCAATTTATAACACCAATTGGTAATCATTCTCTTAGTATTAACAAAACAGCTTACTCTTAAGAGCTTAAGCTTAATGTATGAATAAAAAAATACACACTTATACGAATATAAGACAGAAAGCCTAAAAGAAATCTTCAAGGAATTCTTTTGGATAGAATGTATCATTTGATAAAAACGGGTTCGAGGAACCTCTTAATATTATAATTGAGCCACATAAGCTAACTAAAATGTAAACGTGTGAAATATTGTGTTTTTATATTTGCAATTCTTTGGGCAACTGGAACTTTCGCACAAACTAAACCTTTTAAAATTTCTGGAACTTTAACTACCGAAGCCGATAAAATGGCTCTAGAAGCCGCCACTGTTTATTTACAACGTGTTCAAGATAGTAGCCTAGTTACTTATACTATTTCAGATAAAAACGGTAAGTTTTCTTTAGAAGGTAAAATAGCAGACAAACGACTAAACCTTTTTATTTCTTATGTAGGCTATAAAACCCATTTTCAATCTATTAACCTAGACAAAGAATCAACCGATTTGGGTACGATTAATTTAAAAACAGACCTCGACGCTCTGGATGAAGTCCTTATAAAAGTAACTCCGCCGGTTGTTATAAAAAAAGATACTCTAAAATTTAATGCTACATCTTTCAAAACTAGAAAAGATGCCAATGTTGAGGAATTATTAAAACAATTGCCCGGGGTTGAAGTTTCCGAGGTAGGAAAGATTACCATAAATGGTAAAGATGTAGATAACATTTTGGTAAACGGGAAACCCTTTTTTAGTAACGACCCAACCATAACAACCAGGTATTTAAAAAAAGAAATTATTGAAAACGTTGAAATTACAGATACAAAAACAAAAGCAGAAGCTTTTGCCGGAGACGAGGGTAAAAAAGAAAAAAAAACAATCAACCTTGTTATAAAAGAAGAAAATAACGACGGTACTTTTGGACAAATAGCAGCTGGTACTGGAACTAATAAGCGTTACGAACTTGCTGGTATGCTCAATCTTTTTGATAACGACCAACGTATAAGTATACTGGCAGGAGGAAATAATGTTAATTCTCCCGGATTTAGTTTTGGAAGAGGGCTTACAAGCGGACAAGGCATTATTACCTCCCAAAACTACGGAGCCAATTATGCAGATAAACTGAAAAAGAACAGTGATATTTCTGCTAACTATTTCTTTTCTAATACTCGTACAGAAAATGACAATATAACGAATCGAGAAAACATCCTCCCCGACTCCAGATATTTTACCAATTCAACTTCAAACTCTTATAGTGAAAACAATAATCACAATGCTAATTTGGGCTTTAATATTGAAATTGACTCTACGCTTTTAATCAATATACGCCCATCATTTACTCTTACTAATAATAAAATAGAAACATCTACCGGTGAAGTATCCAAAGATGATACGAACACCATAACAAATCAATCCGATGTATCCTCATTTTCAGAAACTACAAATAAAAACTTTAACAACTACATGGACATCACAAAACGGATTGGAAAAAAAGGGGCCTATATTAAATTCAACCTCTCAAATAGACACGAGGCCTCTGAATCTGACAAGTTTATAAATTCCGAAACCTTAATTTTTGGAACAACACCCGAAACCATTAGTCGAAATCAGTTAACTGATGGCGATAGGAAATCGCAAGGTATAAATACAACCGCATCATTTAGATGGCCACTAAAAGCAAACCTTTTCTTTTTAGATTTTAAATACAACTATAGAAATGATAAACAAGACAATATAAATAGCACTTATGATTTTGATGAAAACACACAAAGTTTTACAGTATTTAATAAAGACCTAAGTACAGATTTTGAGTATAAAAACAAAAGAAGCACCCCCACTTTAAAACTTACTTACAAAAAAGAAAAGTGGTCTATTGGTTCCGAAGTAGGATATGTATTTAGAACCATGCAAAATACCGACCTTTTAAGACCAGATTTAAGTCTCACCAGAGATTTTGAAACCGTAGAATTGAGATCGTATCTTCACTATCAATTTAATCCAAAATCGTATTTATATGCTAGTTATGGGCTAGATAACATTCCGCCTCAATTATCACAATTACAGCCTTTTCAAGATGTCTCCAACCCTTTAAACACTATAAAGGGAAACCCCAATTTAAAACCTACAAACACACATAGCTTTTACTTTGGTTATAATACTTTTAACTTTCAAAAACGTAACGGTTTCTTTAGCCATATATATGCCAACTTAAGCAACAATCAGGTAGTTACTAAAACAACTATTGACGAAAATTTTGTGAGAAATACCAGTTATGACAATGTAGACGGAGGCTATAGTCTGAATGCCAGCGCAAGCTATAACAAAACCGTAAAAATAGACAGCTTGAAAACACTTAAATATAATGTTGGTCTATCTACTGGAGTAAATAGAACCGTAAACTTTAATAATGATGTACAATATGTTTCGGATAATATATCTTTAACGCCTTATGCCGACATCACCTTTACATGGGACAACGTGATGATGGTTGTCCCTAATTATAGGTTATCTTTTAACAAAACGACATTCGATCTAGACGATTTTGAAAATCAGGAATTTATCAATCATTCAGCAGGGATACAAATAACGACATTCGTACCTAAACGATTTGAATGGCAACACAACATTAGCTTTAATTATAACCCAAACGTAGCCGAAGGTTTTCAAAAAAGCGCTTGGTTTTGGAATACAACTTTGGCTTATGATATGTTTAAAGACCGTGGCACTTTAACTTTGAAGGTCTACGATTTGTTAAATCAAAATACCAATGCCAGACGTATTGCTACCCAAAATTATATCCAAGATTCTCAAAGCACCGTTCTTAAGCAATACTTCATGTTAAGTTTTAGTTGGAAATTCAACAACTTTTGAAGTTAAGTTAACTTGTCATTCAGAACGAAGTGAAGAATCTTTTGAAATAATTCTAAAATTAAACAAATTGCTACACTTCGACTACGCTCAGTGGGCACGACTACGCTCAGTGGGCACGACTACGCTCAGTGGGCGCTACTTCGCAATGACAATACGTGTTTTTAAGCCTCATATATGTCCAAATTATAATGTAAAATCCTTTTAAGACAAGTTTTAATCCATTTGAGTTAAACTTTATACTCGATATTTGTAATGGTTAGTAATTTTTGTCTTTTGACTTCGGTTGCGCCCAATCACCATTTATTGGAATTCTACAGATTGAGCGTAGCCGAATAAAAGATTTATAAATCACAAATTATCTTCTGAAGTTTAAAGTTTTATTTCTTCTCTAAAAACAAATCCAAAGTATTTAAACAGGGTCTAGTTTTATAAATTGTCTTTAAAAGAAAATTATTAGGTTAATGAGAATTCGATTTAAAAATAGGTATATTTTAACGATAAGCATTTTAATTTTGTTATTTGCCTCCTTATAAACTAAAGTCGAAAAGTTATTAAAACTTGTAAGTTTAAATAGGTTTTGACTATCCTCAGGTATAGAAGGTTAATATATTCAAATTAAAACTAAGTCTCAATAAGATGCTTCGACAAGCTCAGCATGACAAGTAACTTCAATTTGTCTTTCCGATTCGATAATACTTTTCATTTAGTTAGGTTGACAATTGAATAACGTCATGTCAATCCGAGCTTGTCGAGGATTATACTTATTTATCCTCAAAACAAGCTTTTCTTTAAAACCGTTTAATAATATAACTTGAATCTTGTTTAAAAGTTCAAGATGTCACTTCGAGTGAAATTCTGGAAGAATTTAGCACTTCGACTACGCTCAGCGGAGCTATCGAGAAGCTTTTGTTGACGAAAATTTATTGGTTTTCGATACGATCCCGAAGAAAATCGGGATCACTCAAACTGACATAAATTTTCTTATGCAAGTTTTTCACGTTAATATAATAGGAATAAACCTAATATAAGACATAGATAACCAGTCAAAATGTTAAAAGCCTGCTATAAACAAATCTCTATTCTTAACCCTTAAAGCAAAGCGATATTTGTTCTTATTTACACATAACAAACACCAATTTCTAACTTCGTATATGCCAACAATTTGAGCATCAT includes:
- a CDS encoding outer membrane beta-barrel protein, yielding MKYCVFIFAILWATGTFAQTKPFKISGTLTTEADKMALEAATVYLQRVQDSSLVTYTISDKNGKFSLEGKIADKRLNLFISYVGYKTHFQSINLDKESTDLGTINLKTDLDALDEVLIKVTPPVVIKKDTLKFNATSFKTRKDANVEELLKQLPGVEVSEVGKITINGKDVDNILVNGKPFFSNDPTITTRYLKKEIIENVEITDTKTKAEAFAGDEGKKEKKTINLVIKEENNDGTFGQIAAGTGTNKRYELAGMLNLFDNDQRISILAGGNNVNSPGFSFGRGLTSGQGIITSQNYGANYADKLKKNSDISANYFFSNTRTENDNITNRENILPDSRYFTNSTSNSYSENNNHNANLGFNIEIDSTLLINIRPSFTLTNNKIETSTGEVSKDDTNTITNQSDVSSFSETTNKNFNNYMDITKRIGKKGAYIKFNLSNRHEASESDKFINSETLIFGTTPETISRNQLTDGDRKSQGINTTASFRWPLKANLFFLDFKYNYRNDKQDNINSTYDFDENTQSFTVFNKDLSTDFEYKNKRSTPTLKLTYKKEKWSIGSEVGYVFRTMQNTDLLRPDLSLTRDFETVELRSYLHYQFNPKSYLYASYGLDNIPPQLSQLQPFQDVSNPLNTIKGNPNLKPTNTHSFYFGYNTFNFQKRNGFFSHIYANLSNNQVVTKTTIDENFVRNTSYDNVDGGYSLNASASYNKTVKIDSLKTLKYNVGLSTGVNRTVNFNNDVQYVSDNISLTPYADITFTWDNVMMVVPNYRLSFNKTTFDLDDFENQEFINHSAGIQITTFVPKRFEWQHNISFNYNPNVAEGFQKSAWFWNTTLAYDMFKDRGTLTLKVYDLLNQNTNARRIATQNYIQDSQSTVLKQYFMLSFSWKFNNF
- a CDS encoding helix-turn-helix domain-containing protein, producing the protein MNDDEINKERIKQIHTMLLEFASGNFAYKLERSDLNDDIEALTALVNMTFEEIKGSFLHQGYVNLNETYKHLVQMFFVLDTEGTIVAFNSRIKQMLFFDDDELQGESFSKFLTKDSKLAWEELKSKIAHTNLDSYEEFIVLSFKTKQKLILMTNCLVSKFVDHIHQSERIVITSIEIIKSSQERENKLQKIINSAKDKNKMAIPDLSNTKSKQLNLSFSDIRKIRKVHDHIINNLDKPLSPLIELAHTFGTNEYKLKYGFKQLYGETVFRFLINERLRKASLLIQHTDTSIKEVAHLTGFVSAPHFSKAFKEKYGFTPRDLRKQTNKNQP
- a CDS encoding helix-turn-helix domain-containing protein, whose product is MNDDEINKERIRQIHTMLLEFASGNFAYKIERSDLNDDIEALTALVNMTLEEIKDSFLHQGYVNLNETYKHLVQMFFVLDMENSIVTFNSRVKQMLLFNDNELQEKDFSTFLTEDSKLAWKGLKSKIMHTNMDSHEEFIMLSFKTNQKLILTANCLVSKFIDHINQSERIVITSIEIIKSSKEREIELQKIVNSGKNKNETIKPRTVVNKNKQLNLSFSDIRKIRKVHDHIINNLDKPLSPLIELAHTFGTNEYKLKYGFKQLYGETVFRFLINERLRKACVLIQHTDTSIKEVAHLTGFISAPHFSKAFKEKYGFTPRDLRRQSNDN